From a single Anabas testudineus chromosome 5, fAnaTes1.2, whole genome shotgun sequence genomic region:
- the LOC113155316 gene encoding mesencephalic astrocyte-derived neurotrophic factor-like, whose translation MLRLSGLSVALVLALLPGPAEALKEGDCEVCVSFLGKFYQSLKDNDVKFNSADIEKALIKSCKDAKGKENRFCYYIGATSDAATKMTNEVSKPLSYHVPVEKICEKLKKKDGQICELKYDKQLDLTTVDLKKLKVKDLKKILEEWGESCKGCAEKSDFIRKITELMPKYAPAAAKARTDL comes from the exons ATGTTGCGTTTAAGCGGGTTGTCGGTGGCTCTTGTGCTCGCTCTGCTGCCAGGTCCCGCTGAAGCCTTGAAAGAAGGAGACTGTGAAG tgtgtgtgagtttcctGGGGAAGTTCTACCAGTCACTTAAGGACAATGATGTAAAGTTCAACAGTGCAGATATTGAGAAGGCCCTCATCAAGAGCTGCAAAGatgcaaaaggaaaagaaaaccgCTTC TGTTACTACATTGGGGCAACAAGTGATGCAGCCACCAAGATGACCAATGAGGTGTCCAAACCACTCAGCTACCACGTTCCAGTGGAAAAGATCTGCGAGAAACTCAAAAAGAAAGACGGTCAGATCTGTGAGCTGAAATACG ACAAGCAGCTGGACCTGACCACAGTGGACCTCAAAAAGCTTAAAGTGAAAGACCTGAAGAAGATCCTGGAGGAGTGGGGAGAGTCCTGTAAAGGCTGCGCTGAAAAGTCCGACTTCATCCGTAAAATCACGGAGCTCATGCCCAAGTATGCCCCTGCAGCTGCCAAAGCACGGACAGATCTGTAA
- the LOC113155114 gene encoding LOW QUALITY PROTEIN: putative RNA-binding protein 15B (The sequence of the model RefSeq protein was modified relative to this genomic sequence to represent the inferred CDS: inserted 3 bases in 3 codons; deleted 1 base in 1 codon): MKRQAGRETSPSRAVTKRIRERERESARREELPPPPLALLLAESRGYHRRSRSREREKPRLREERAAALELHHRHELSLLGRPPLRTTAAELPAARPGTLEYKTLLISNLGSQVSDEDVEDALFHEFKKFGDVSVKLSHTPELGRIAYVNFRHPEDAKEARHAKSSRLALGDRQLKVEPMYVRRRSVTPPDVGYLPLHAXYPYRQRSLSPPGPGVSNIRDIRARHYALETLGLSRERERLLDYYGMLDERGRPYGFPPMPVVEDLKPEDDQRATSNLFIGNLDGNVTEAELRRGFDKYGIIEDVVIXRPARGQGGAYAFVKFQNLDMAHRAKVAMQGRLIGGNPIKIGYGKANPTTRLWVGGLGPGNSLAALAREFDRFGSIRNIDYVKGDSFAYIQYESLDAAQAACTQMRGFPLGGPERRLRVDFAKVEESPSRPFPPGYQPPVTLPSHYDLLGEAYSRHRSLERELRGARERSSPPSHSVLSQRERERALLEEDYPTSPTRSLERRAGGVEAFGRSGRGARSRSRSRERWLKEREERRNRRRSRSRSLSTDRPAEEREREREKERGRSRVRGAGGAVSPDASPDRARVRAPDSTTEPRDHSPDSGGGGRHSATNEEDPLSGRYHGKRSSGEHLNNHHHRNSEVTAAGSPAPPTDTHTSSSPSTLSEFAQASLSKMWHGFFALKNSSFPTDLYLLEGGSSFFNMVMKDTLKLQNQNQPSQLKIAQRLRMDQTRLDEVSRRIKLGRPDGFAILLALQGPVDRQAXAPELGLQVRLLRHLVTYLRNKEAAGVVSLPAAKEGGPGAMLYAFPPGDFSQQYLQAAKRTVGNLEEEHMVIVIVNDTN; encoded by the exons ATGAAGAGGCAGGCCGGGAGAGAGACTAGTCCGTCCAGGGCCGTCACTAAACGGATACgggagagggagcgagagagtGCGCGGAGAGAGGAGCTGCCACCGCCGCCGCTGGCTCTGCTGCTGGCGGAGAGCCGGGGATATCACCGCCGCAGCCGAagcagagagcgagagaagcCGCGGCTGAGGGAGGAGCGGGCGGCCGCCCTGGAGCTCCACCACCGTCACGAGCTCAGCCTCCTCGGTCGTCCGCCGCTACGGACCACGGCGGCGGAGCTCCCCGCCGCCAGGCCGGGCACTCTGGAGTACAAAACGCTGCTCATCAGCAACCTGGGCTCGCAGGTCTCGGACGAGGACGTGGAGGACGCGCTGTTTCACGAGTTCAAAAAGTTCGGGGACGTCAGCGTGAAGCTGTCGCACACGCCGGAGCTGGGCCGGATCGCCTACGTGAATTTTCGGCACCCGGAGGACGCCAAGGAAGCCAGGCACGCCAAATCCTCCAGGTTGGCTTTGGGTGATCGTCAGCTCAAAGTGGAACCCATGTACGTCCGGAGGCGGAGTGTGACGCCGCCGGACGTCGGTTATTTGCCTCTGCACG CGTACCCCTACAGACAACGGTCCCTGTCCCCGCCGGGACCCGGGGTGAGTAACATCAGAGACATCCGAGCCAGGCATTACGCCTTGGAGACCCTGGgtctgagcagagagagggagaggcttTTGGATTATTATGGTATGCTGGACGAGAGGGGCCGACCCTACGGCTTCCCCCCGATGCCCGTCGTGGAGGACTTAAAACCTGAGGATGATCAGAGGGCGACCAGTAACCTGTTCATCGGAAACTTGGATGGTAACGTAACGGAGGCTGAACTGAGGAGGGGTTTTGACAAGTATGGCATCATTGAGGATGTTGTGA AACGCCCAGCACGTGGACAAGGGGGGGCCTATGCTTTTGTGAAGTTTCAGAACCTAGACATGGCCCACCGGGCCAAAGTGGCCATGCAGGGACGGCTCATCGGTGGCAACCCAATAAAGATTGGCTATGGCAAAGCCAACCCCACCACCCGGCTCTGGGTGGGCGGACTTGGGCCTGGAAACTCTCTGGCTGCTCTGGCTCGAGAGTTCGACCGCTTCGGAAGCATCAGGAACATTGACTATGTGAAGGGGGACAGTTTTGCCTACATTCAGTATGAAAGTTTGGATGCTGCACAAGCAGCCTGCACTCAGATGAGGGGGTTTCCCTTGGGCGGCCCTGAGCGGCGCCTGAGGGTGGACTTTGCTAAAGTCGAGGAGAGCCCCTCTCGTCCATTCCCCCCTGGTTACCAGCCCCCTGTCACACTCCCCTCACACTATGACCTCCTCGGGGAGGCCTACAGCCGCCATCGCAGCCTCGAGCGGGAGCTGAGGGGAGCCAGGGAGCGCTCGTCACCCCCCTCCCACAGCGTCCTctcacagagggagagagagagggctcTGCTGGAG GAGGACTACCCCACCAGCCCCACTCGTAGTCTGGAGAGGAGAGCGGGAGGAGTGGAGGCGTTCGGGAGGAGTGGGAGAGGAGCAAGGAGCCGCAGCAGGAGCAGGGAGCGGTGGctgaaggagagggaggagaggaggaacaggaggaggagcaggagcagaagtCTGTCCACAGACCGGCCGgcagaagagagggagagagagagggagaaggagagagggaggtcCAGAGTTCGAGGTGCGGGAGGGGCTGTCTCTCCTGACGCCAGTCCAGATAGAGCACGGGTCCGAGCCCCAGACTCCACCACGGAGCCAAGAGACCACTCCCCTGACAGCGGTGGAGGGGGACGTCACTCTGCCACCAACGAAGAAGATCCGCTGTCCGGCCGATACCACGGTAAGAGGTCCTCCGGCGAGCATCTCAACAACCATCACCACAGAAACAGCGAGGTCACCGCTGCCGGCTCTCCCGCCCCCCCCACAGACAcgcacacctcctcctctccgaGCACGCTGTCAGAGTTCGCCCAGGCCTCTCTCTCCAAAATGTGGCACGGCTTCTTTGCCCTGAAGAACAGCAGTTTCCCCACAGACCTGTACCTGCTGGAGGGGGGCTCCTCCTTCTTCAACATGGTGATGAAGGACACTCTGAAGCtgcagaaccagaaccagcCGAGCCAGCTGAAGATCGCTCAGAGGCTCCGAATGGACCAGACCCGGCTTGACGAGGTCTCACGTCGCATTAAGCTCGGGCGACCCGACGGGTTCGCCATCCTGCTGGCTCTTCAGGGCCCCGTCGACCGCCAGG CTGCCCCTGAGCTGGGACTGCAGGTGCGCTTGCTTCGCCACCTGGTGACCTACCTGCGGAATAAAGAAGCAGCCGGAGTCGTGAGCCTGCCCGCAGCAAAAGAGGGGGGGCCTGGGGCCATGCTGTACGCCTTCCCCCCTGGAGATTTCTCACAGCAGTACCTGCAGGCTGCCAAAAGGACTGTGGGTAATCTGGAGGAGGAGCACATGGTTATAGTGATTGTTAATGACACTAATTGA